The following is a genomic window from Aeromonas sp. FDAARGOS 1405.
TGATTGCGGTGGTCACCCTGGCCTCCCTCTTTCCCTGCGAGGGGCAGGTGGCCGTCTGGTTCGGTCTGCTGACCCAGCTGGCGGTGGCGCTGCTGTTCTTCATGCATGGCGCCAAGCTGTCGCGCCAGAACCTGCTGGCGGGCCTCGGTCACTGGCGGCTCCATCTGGTGGTGATGCTCAGCACCTTCGTGCTGTTTCCGCTGCTGGGGCTGCTGCTCACCCCACTCGTGCCGAGCTGGCTGAGCCCGGCCATCTACCTCGGCTTCCTCTATCTCTGCGCCCTGCCTGCCACCGTGCAGTCGGCCATCGCCTTTACCTCGATGGCGGGGGGCAATGTGTCGGCGGCGGTGTGCAGCGCCTCGGCCTCCAGCATCCTCGGCATCTTCCTCTCGCCGGTGCTGGTGGGGATGATGATCCACGTGCAAGGGGAGGGGATCGACACCTGGCACTCCATCCAGTCCATCATGATGCAGCTGATGCTGCCGTTCGTGGTGGGCCACCTGTCGCGCCCGCTCATTGGCCGCTGGGTCGACAGCCATCGGCCGCTCATCGGCAAGTTGGATCAGAGCTCCATCCTGCTGGTGGTCTATGTCGCCTTCAGCGAGGCGGTGGTACAGGGGATTTGGCACCAAGTAGGCTGGTACGATCTGGCCAGTATCGTGTTGCTGAGCTGCGTCTTGCTGGCGCTGGTGCTCTGCTGGAACGTCTGGATCAGCCGTCGCCTCGGTTTCGACAAGGCGGACGAGATCACCATCGTCTTCTGCGGCTCCAAGAAGAGTCTTGCCAACGGGGTGCCGATGGCCAACGTCATGTTCCCGGCCGCCAGCGTCGGGGTGATGGTGCTGCCGCTGATGATCTTCCACCAGATCCAGCTGATGGTGTGCGCCGTGCTGGCGCGCCGCTATCACGAGCAGGGGCATTGATACTCGCGGCGTTTTTGCTGTCATAACAAGAGGGAGGCCCGTTGGCCTCCCTCTTTTCATCTGCATGTCGACCGGCGTGCTAGCGTTTACGCCAGACGGTCAGCTGCGCCACCGTGTGCTGGTATTTGCGGGCGGTCTCGCGGATGACGAAAGGCACATCCCGCGGCGGGCAGTGCTCCTCGAACTCCGCCGCCAGCAGCCGTTGCAGCGCCTGATAGGTGGTGAGCGCCTCGCCGTTCTCGCGAATGCCGCCGAGCCAGTTGGCGGGCGGGGTATATTCCGCCAGCCAGGTGTAGGGGCTGGTGAGCACCAGCAGGCCACCGCTGCGCAGCCGGGGAGCGATATCCCGCAGGAAGCGGGCGGGCTCCCGCAGCCGGTCGATCAGGTTGGAGGCGAGCACCAGATCGTAGTGGTCATATTTGGGCTTGAGGTTGCAGGCATCCCCCTGACTGAAGTGGATGCGCTCAGCCTGACTCGCCCCCAATCCGTGGCTCGACAGGCGTGCCTCGCAATACTCCACCAGTTCACCCTCCAGCGGAATGGCGTAGCGGAAACTGTCCTGACTGGCGAGGGCCAGCGCCACATCGATGAAGCGGGCCGAGTAGTCCACCCCGTCCACATGCTGGAAGTGGCGGGCCAGTTCAAAGCTGGCGCGGCCGGTGGCGCAGCCGATATCCAGCGCCCGCTGGTGGTTGCTGCAGAGCTCGCCAGCAAGATCAGCAAGCGTCTTGGCGTAGTTGGCTACCCCGAAGTGGCTCGGGCCGTACTGGAAGTCGAGGTACTGAGCGACCAGCGTGTCGGTTTCATAGGGATTCACGATAACGGGTTCCTGATAACGGGAGACCAGATAGCGGAAACCCGCATGCTGGAAGAAGTGACGCCGGAAGGCGTAACGGGATGATTTGAGCGCTTCGTTACCTGTGCTGATCCAGCTGCCCCCCTTGATCAGGGTGTGCTTGCCATCAAAGGTGGGGGTGGAGAAGTCGTCGTAGAGCGGGTGGATTTTAAAGCCGTCGAAGCCGTCGATGGCGGTGCTGGTCCACTGCCAGACATTGCCCACCAGATCGAAGAACTCCCCTTGCGGGCAGGCATCCACCGGGCAGGACGACGCGAAGCGGGCCAGATTGATATTGCCGGGGGCCTGTGTCCAGTCCGGCTGATCGCCGGGAACTTGCTCGCGCAGCAGCATCCATTCCGCCTCGCTCGGCAGCTGGATGGGGAGTCCGGTCTGGGCCGCCTTCCAGCGGCAGAAGGCGGCCGCCTCCAGCTGGTTGACCTCCACCGGCCAGTCCCATGGCATGGCGACCTGCTCGGTCATCAGCCGCAGCTGCAATTGCCCGTGCTCGGCGGGATCACCCACCCAGAAGGTGGGCATCTGCGCCTTGGCGTACTGGCGCCAGCCCCATCCCTCCTCATCCCACCACTGTTGCTGGCCGTAGCCGCCCGCCTGGACGAAGGCGAGGTACTCGGCATTGCTCACCAGCATGCGGCTGGCCTGAAACGGGGCCAGCTTGATATGGCGCTCGCCATATTCGTTGTCCCAGCCGTAGGTGGCGTCCCGCTTGCCAAGGCGCACCTTGCCGCCAGCCACCGGCAGCAGGCTGTTGGCGGGCACCTGATCAATGTGGTGGCGGGCTTCAGTGCAGGCGGGCCAATAAGGCTGCGGCCGCACCCAGGCGAGCGGCAACTGGCGGATCAGCACGCTGGAGGTTTCGAGGTGGATGCGCTCGTGCTCTATCCCCATCAGGATCACCCAGGCCGGGCTCTGCCAATCGATGGGCAGGGTGAGCGGCATCTGGCGAATGAAATCGCACACCAGCGAACGGACTTTGGCCCGATAGCTGCGCAGCTCGGCGACCTTGGGCCAGTCATAGTGGGTCTCGTCCAGATCGTCCCAGCTCATCTCGTCCACCCCGATGGCGACCATGGCCTCGATGCGGGCATCCAGCCGCTGATCGATCAGGCGTGCCGCCAGCAGCTTGTTGATAAAGAAGGCGGCGGTGTGGCCGTAGTAGAAGATGAGCGGGTGGCGCAGCGGGATCGCCTTGTTGAACCAGGCGCGCTCATCGGCCAGACAGTCGAACAGCGAGTCGTAGAGATCGAAGGTCTGACAGAAGTAGGTGAGCAGCTCGCGCCGTTTCTGCTCGGGATCGCTGCCGGTCAGCAACGGGGTGCGAGTCGGTTCCGGCAGACCGGTGGCGGTGGCATAGAGAGGGCTTGCTTGGGTCACGCTCTGGCTCCTTGTTGGCAGTGAAGACTGACAAGACAGTGGTAATGACATTACCGCAATGGAGAGCTTGGTACGCACGAAGTACCACTATTGGCTCAACAGACCGGCAGGGCAATCAAAAACTTCCACGGGCTGTCAGCATAGTGACCGGCAGGACGACCCGCCAATCAGCCAAAATCATATCCGTTCGAGAATGGTTATTTTCACCAAAATATGGTCTAAATGGCTCTCTAAATTATTCTGTCTGTTCTGGTTTAAATAGTTATTTCCTTTTGAATCATAATGTTAATTTTTTGCTCGCGCTTTGCAAAGCATGAAAACCAATTGGCCCTGGATGGCCAACACATAAGGAGGAGAGTAGTGATGAAATGGATGATGGTTGTCATGTTGATGGCTGGGCTCAGTGGTTGTCACTGGCTGGATCGGACCAGAGTGACCGGAACGGGGGCTGTGGTCGAGCGCCAGCAGGCGCTCGGTGACGGGGTGACCCGGGTGCTGGCGGGGGTGCCTGCCACCCTCCATCTGGTCGCGGGGGAGCCGCGCGGCATCCTGATCAAGGGGCAGGAGAACCTGCTGCCCTATCTGGTGCTGACCGAGAGCGGCGACAAGCTGGAGATCGAAGTGAAGGAGGGTTACCGGCTCGATCCTACCGAGCCGCTGGAGCTGACCATCACCTTGCCGGTGTTGAACGAACTGGCATTGGCCGGGACCGGTAACGGCGATCTGAGCGGCTTCAAGGGCGATGAGCTGGTGCTGTCGGTGGCCGGTACCGGTGACATCGTCGCCAGTCAGCTGGAGCTGAAACGGCTGGAAGGGAATATCGCTGGCACCGGCAGTCTGGAGCTGGGCAGCGGTTCGGCACAGGCCATCGAGCTGAACATTGCCGGATCTGGCGACGTGCTCGGGAGCGAGATGCGCGGCAACGAGGTAGAGGTCAATATCGCCGGCAGCGGTGATGTGGCGGTGCGGGCGCAGGAGACGCTGAAAGTCGGCATCGCCGGTTCAGGCAACATCGCCTACTGGGGCGATCCCGAGGTGGAGCAGCAGATCGCAGGCTCCGGCGGAGTGACCCGAGCGGGCAGTTGATATCAACCGATCACCACAACTAAAACAGGCCCGCAATGGGCCTGTTTTGATCAGAGGTGGCGGGCGTGAAAGCGCAGGTGCGCCTCGATAAAGCTCGCCACGAAGTAGTAGCTGTGGTCATAGCCCTCGTGGCGGTTGAGCTCCAGTGGCCACTCCTTGCTGGCGGCTACCTCGGCCAGCGCATCGATATGCAGCTGCTCGGCGAGGAAGGGATCATCCAGCCCCACATCCACCAGGGTGGGCAGCGGCGTGACCGGCTGGTGGCGCAGCAGCTGGCAGGCATCCCACTCCTGCCACAACAGCGGATTGCTGCCGAGATACGCCCCGAGCGCCTTCTGGCCCCAAGGGCTGCGGCTCGGGTGACAGATCGGGCTGAACGCCGAGACCGAGCGGTAGCGACCCGGCTCCCGCAGCGCGGCGATCAGCGCACCATGACCGCCCATGGAGTGGCCGCTGATGGCGCGGCGGGTCGAGACCGGGAAGTGGGTCTCTATCAAGTCAGGCAGTTCGCGGGTGACGTAGTCATACATCTGGTAGTGCGCCTGCCAGGGGCTCTGGCTGGCATTGACGTAAAAGCCTGCCCCCATGCCGAGGTCATAACCGGGATCGTCCGCTACGCCGTCGCCGCGGGGGCTGGTGTCCGGCGCCACCAGGGCGATGCCGAGCTCGGCGGCGATGCGCTGGGCACCCGCCTTCTGCATAAAGTTCTCATCGGTGCAGGTGAGGCCGCTGAGCCAGTAGAGCACGGGTACCTTCTGGCCGGTGAGGGCCTGAGGCGGCAGATAGATGGCAAAATTCATCTCGCAGCCGAGCACGCTGGCGTGGTGGCGATAGCGCTTGTGCCAGCCGCCGAAGCTCTTGTTGCTGCTGATAATCTCCAGATTCATCGAAGGACTCCTGCACCCCGCCCACGATGGCGGGCGGGGTGATCATGCTCAGTAGTGGATGACGGTGCGGATGCTTTTGCCTTGGTGCATCAGATCAAATGCGTCGTTGATCTGTTCCAGCGGCATAGTGTGGGTGATGAAGTCATCGAGGCGGAACTCACCCTGCATGTAGCGCTGCACATAGCTCGGCAGTTCGCTGCGACCGCGTACCCCGCCGAAGGCGCTGCCGCGCCAGACCCGGCCGGTGACCAGCTGGAACGGACGGGTGCTGATCTCCTGACCCGCTCCGGCGACGCCGATGATGACCGATTCGCCCCAGCCCTTGTGGCAGCACTCCAGCGCCGCGCGCATCACCTTGACGTTGCCGATGCACTCGAAGGAGAAGTCGACGCCGCCGTCGGTCAGCTCGACGATCACCTCCTGGATGGGCTTGTCGTAATCGTTCGGGTTGATGCAGTCGGTGGCACCCAGCTTGCGGGCCAGCTCGAACTTGCTCTCGTTGATGTCGATGGCGATGATGCGACCGGCCTTGGCCAGACGGGCACCGATCACCGCCGAGAGGCCGATGCCACCCAGCCCGAAGATGGCGACGCTCTCACCCTCTTTCACCTTGGCGGTGTTCATCACGGCGCCGATGCCGGTGGTGACGCCGCAGCCGAGCAGGCAGACCTCTTCCAGCGGGGCGGCCGGGTCCACCTTGGCGATGGAGATCTCCGGCAGTACCGTGTATTCGCTGAAGGTGGAGGTGCCCATGTAGTGATAGATGGGCTGGCCATCTTTCGAGAAGCGGGTGGTGCCGTCCGGCATCAGCCCCTTGCCCTGGGTGGCGCGGATCTTCTGGCAGAGGTTGGTCTTGCCGGATTTGCAGAATTTGCACTCGCCGCACTCGGGGGTGTAGAGCGGGATCACGTGATCCCCCACTTTGACGGTGGTGACCCCTTCGCCGACGGATTCGACGATGCCGCCCCCCTCGTGGCCGAGAATGCAGGGGAAGACCCCTTCCGGATCCTCACCGGAGAGGGTGAAGGCATCGGTGTGGCAGACGCCGGTCGCGACGATGCGCACCCGCACCTCGCCCGCTTGCGGCGGCATGACCTCGACCTCTTCGATGGAGAGGGGCTGACCCGGGCCCCAGGCGATGGCGGCTTTACACTTGATGCTTTGAACCTGTGCCATGAATGACATCCTTCTTGTTGAGCAGGGTGAACAGAGATGAGTTCGGGCATTCAGTGTAGTTTCCCGCCGATTTGGTGATAATGAGGGCAAATCTCAAATCACTTTTACACACAGGTAATAATGTTCGGCTGGGAAGGGATCTGTGAATTTGTCAGCGTGGCGGAGCAGGGGGGCTTTACCCCGGCGGCACGCAAGCTGGGGGTGTCGGTGGCGCAAGTCAGCCGTCAGGTGGCACAGCTTGAGGATCGGCTGCAGGCCAAGCTGCTGCTGCGCACCACCCGTCAGGTGCGACTCACAGAGCTTGGCGAGATCTACTATCGCCACTGCCGTCAGCTGCTCGACAACCTCTACGAGGCGGAGCTGGCGGTGGGGCGTCATCAGGCGGTACCGCAAGGCGCCCTGCGCATCACGGCCCCTGTCTCCTACGGCGAGAGCCGCATCGCCCCGCTGGTGAACGACTTCATGGTGCGCTTCCCCCAGCTGGAGGTGACCCTCAACCTCACCAACCAGCTGCTGGATCTGGTGCATGAAGGCTACGATCTGGCGCTTCGGCTCGGCCACCTCAAGGATTCGACGCTGGTGGCACGCAAGCTGGCGCAGCGGGTGCCCTATGTCTGCGCCTCACCGGCTTACACCGCCCGCCACGGCATGCCCAACAGCCTCTCCGAGCTGACCCGCCACACCTGTCTGGTGGGCAACAGCGACGAGTGGCACTTCACTCTGGATGGTCGTCCCCACAGCGTGCGGGTGCGCGGCCTGTTGCAGTGCAACAGCGGCCACGCCCTGCTGGATGCGGCGCTCAAGGGGATCGGCATTATCCAGCTGCCGGACTACTACGTGAGCGACCATCTGGCCCGAGGCGAATTGATCGAGCTGCTGCCCGAACTGCGGGCCCCGGCGGAGGGGATCTGGGCCCTCTATCCCCATAACCGCCACCTCTCCCCCAAGGTGCGGCTGCTGGTGGACTACCTCGCCGAGCGGCTGAGCGACCCTCATCAACCGGCGCTGGTGATGCCGATAGGCTAGGGCTTCTCTCGCTCGTTGGCTCACTGGTGGAAATCTCATGGCCTGAAAATAAAAGAGCCCTTGAGGAATCAAGGGCTCTTTTGCAGGCAACAACCGGATGGTCAGCGACCCATCACTCGATGTTCTGGATCTGCTCGCGCATCTGCTCGATAAGGACTTTCAGCTCGACTGCGGACTGGGTCACTTCGGCGTTGATCGACTTGGAGCCCAGCGTGTTCGACTCGCGGTTGAACTCCTGCATCATGAAGTCGAGACGACGGCCGCAGGCGCCACCCTTCTTCATGATCTTGTTGGTCTCGCTGATGTGCATCTCCAGACGATCCAGCTCTTCGGCCACGTCGATCTTCTGGGCCAGCAGCACGATCTCCTGCTCGATGCGGGCCGGATCCAGCTCAACCTTGGCTTCGGCCAGACGGTCGGTGAGCTTCTGGCGCTGCCACTCGATGATCTGCGGCAGGTGTTCGCGCACCTTCTTCACTTCCACCTGAATACCGGCCAGACGCTGCTCGATCAGCGCCTTGAGGTTGGCCCCTTCGCTGGCGCGGGAGGCGAGGAAATCTTCCATGGTCTGGTCAAAACCGCCGAGCAGCTCGGTGGCGACCGCGTCCATGTCCTGTTCGGCGGCGGCCATGACGCCCGGCCAGCGCAGCACGTCGACCGGATTGAGCTGGCCCTGACCCGCCTCTTTCATTACCCAGCTGGCGCTGTCGATGATGAGCTTGGCCAGCTCTTCATTGATATGGAGTTGGCTGGCGGCGGCCTGAGCGGCCTCGAAGCGCAGGTTGCACTCCACCTTGCCGCGTTGCAGCTTGGCGCGGAAACGCTCACGCAGAACCGGTTCCAGGCTGCGCAGTTGCTCCGGCAGGCGAATGTAGGTTTCCAGATAGCGCTGGTTTACCGAACGAATTTCCCAAACGGCTGTGCCCCAGTCGCCCTTGAATTCCTTGCGGGCGTAGGCGGTCATGCTGTGAATCATTGATTGTTCCGGGCTTGATGAAGTGTGCGGCCAGTATACTCAGCCCGGCCCTGCTCGTCAGCCGATGCCGTGGTTTTAGCGGCTGATATTTGGGGCGGGATCACTTATAATCCCCCGCCAATTTGAGCCAGCCCAGAGGTCCGTTCCATGTCACGTCCAAGCGATCGCAGTGCCGCGCAACTTCGCCCGGTTACCATTACCCGCAATTTCACCAAACATGCAGAAGGCTCAGTGCTGGTGGAGTTCGGTAACACTCGCGTGCTCTGCACCGCCAGCGTCGACACCAGCGTGCCGCGCTTCCTGAAAGGGAAGGGTCAGGGTTGGGTCACTGCCGAATACGGCATGCTGCCGCGCTCCACTCACTCCCGGATGAACCGCGAAGCGGCCTCCGGCAAGCAGAGTGGCCGTACTCTGGAGATCTCCCGTTTGATCGCCCGCTCCCTGCGCGCTGCGGTAGACCTGACTGCGCTGGGCGAGCACTCCATCACAGTTGACTGTGACGTGCTGCAAGCCGATGGCGGCACTCGCACCGCTTCCATTACCGGTGCCTGCGTGGCGCTGGTGGATGCGCTGAACTGGATGGTC
Proteins encoded in this region:
- a CDS encoding bile acid:sodium symporter family protein encodes the protein MRLDPFTVVLIAVVTLASLFPCEGQVAVWFGLLTQLAVALLFFMHGAKLSRQNLLAGLGHWRLHLVVMLSTFVLFPLLGLLLTPLVPSWLSPAIYLGFLYLCALPATVQSAIAFTSMAGGNVSAAVCSASASSILGIFLSPVLVGMMIHVQGEGIDTWHSIQSIMMQLMLPFVVGHLSRPLIGRWVDSHRPLIGKLDQSSILLVVYVAFSEAVVQGIWHQVGWYDLASIVLLSCVLLALVLCWNVWISRRLGFDKADEITIVFCGSKKSLANGVPMANVMFPAASVGVMVLPLMIFHQIQLMVCAVLARRYHEQGH
- the ovoA gene encoding 5-histidylcysteine sulfoxide synthase; protein product: MTQASPLYATATGLPEPTRTPLLTGSDPEQKRRELLTYFCQTFDLYDSLFDCLADERAWFNKAIPLRHPLIFYYGHTAAFFINKLLAARLIDQRLDARIEAMVAIGVDEMSWDDLDETHYDWPKVAELRSYRAKVRSLVCDFIRQMPLTLPIDWQSPAWVILMGIEHERIHLETSSVLIRQLPLAWVRPQPYWPACTEARHHIDQVPANSLLPVAGGKVRLGKRDATYGWDNEYGERHIKLAPFQASRMLVSNAEYLAFVQAGGYGQQQWWDEEGWGWRQYAKAQMPTFWVGDPAEHGQLQLRLMTEQVAMPWDWPVEVNQLEAAAFCRWKAAQTGLPIQLPSEAEWMLLREQVPGDQPDWTQAPGNINLARFASSCPVDACPQGEFFDLVGNVWQWTSTAIDGFDGFKIHPLYDDFSTPTFDGKHTLIKGGSWISTGNEALKSSRYAFRRHFFQHAGFRYLVSRYQEPVIVNPYETDTLVAQYLDFQYGPSHFGVANYAKTLADLAGELCSNHQRALDIGCATGRASFELARHFQHVDGVDYSARFIDVALALASQDSFRYAIPLEGELVEYCEARLSSHGLGASQAERIHFSQGDACNLKPKYDHYDLVLASNLIDRLREPARFLRDIAPRLRSGGLLVLTSPYTWLAEYTPPANWLGGIRENGEALTTYQALQRLLAAEFEEHCPPRDVPFVIRETARKYQHTVAQLTVWRKR
- a CDS encoding head GIN domain-containing protein; the encoded protein is MKWMMVVMLMAGLSGCHWLDRTRVTGTGAVVERQQALGDGVTRVLAGVPATLHLVAGEPRGILIKGQENLLPYLVLTESGDKLEIEVKEGYRLDPTEPLELTITLPVLNELALAGTGNGDLSGFKGDELVLSVAGTGDIVASQLELKRLEGNIAGTGSLELGSGSAQAIELNIAGSGDVLGSEMRGNEVEVNIAGSGDVAVRAQETLKVGIAGSGNIAYWGDPEVEQQIAGSGGVTRAGS
- the fghA gene encoding S-formylglutathione hydrolase, whose translation is MNLEIISSNKSFGGWHKRYRHHASVLGCEMNFAIYLPPQALTGQKVPVLYWLSGLTCTDENFMQKAGAQRIAAELGIALVAPDTSPRGDGVADDPGYDLGMGAGFYVNASQSPWQAHYQMYDYVTRELPDLIETHFPVSTRRAISGHSMGGHGALIAALREPGRYRSVSAFSPICHPSRSPWGQKALGAYLGSNPLLWQEWDACQLLRHQPVTPLPTLVDVGLDDPFLAEQLHIDALAEVAASKEWPLELNRHEGYDHSYYFVASFIEAHLRFHARHL
- a CDS encoding S-(hydroxymethyl)glutathione dehydrogenase/class III alcohol dehydrogenase, which translates into the protein MAQVQSIKCKAAIAWGPGQPLSIEEVEVMPPQAGEVRVRIVATGVCHTDAFTLSGEDPEGVFPCILGHEGGGIVESVGEGVTTVKVGDHVIPLYTPECGECKFCKSGKTNLCQKIRATQGKGLMPDGTTRFSKDGQPIYHYMGTSTFSEYTVLPEISIAKVDPAAPLEEVCLLGCGVTTGIGAVMNTAKVKEGESVAIFGLGGIGLSAVIGARLAKAGRIIAIDINESKFELARKLGATDCINPNDYDKPIQEVIVELTDGGVDFSFECIGNVKVMRAALECCHKGWGESVIIGVAGAGQEISTRPFQLVTGRVWRGSAFGGVRGRSELPSYVQRYMQGEFRLDDFITHTMPLEQINDAFDLMHQGKSIRTVIHY
- a CDS encoding LysR substrate-binding domain-containing protein, which produces MFGWEGICEFVSVAEQGGFTPAARKLGVSVAQVSRQVAQLEDRLQAKLLLRTTRQVRLTELGEIYYRHCRQLLDNLYEAELAVGRHQAVPQGALRITAPVSYGESRIAPLVNDFMVRFPQLEVTLNLTNQLLDLVHEGYDLALRLGHLKDSTLVARKLAQRVPYVCASPAYTARHGMPNSLSELTRHTCLVGNSDEWHFTLDGRPHSVRVRGLLQCNSGHALLDAALKGIGIIQLPDYYVSDHLARGELIELLPELRAPAEGIWALYPHNRHLSPKVRLLVDYLAERLSDPHQPALVMPIG
- a CDS encoding YicC/YloC family endoribonuclease gives rise to the protein MIHSMTAYARKEFKGDWGTAVWEIRSVNQRYLETYIRLPEQLRSLEPVLRERFRAKLQRGKVECNLRFEAAQAAASQLHINEELAKLIIDSASWVMKEAGQGQLNPVDVLRWPGVMAAAEQDMDAVATELLGGFDQTMEDFLASRASEGANLKALIEQRLAGIQVEVKKVREHLPQIIEWQRQKLTDRLAEAKVELDPARIEQEIVLLAQKIDVAEELDRLEMHISETNKIMKKGGACGRRLDFMMQEFNRESNTLGSKSINAEVTQSAVELKVLIEQMREQIQNIE
- the rph gene encoding ribonuclease PH, whose product is MSRPSDRSAAQLRPVTITRNFTKHAEGSVLVEFGNTRVLCTASVDTSVPRFLKGKGQGWVTAEYGMLPRSTHSRMNREAASGKQSGRTLEISRLIARSLRAAVDLTALGEHSITVDCDVLQADGGTRTASITGACVALVDALNWMVEKGMIKQSPLKQMIAAVSVGMYQGEAICDLEYIEDSAAETDMNVVMTEDGRIIEVQGTAEAEPFTHEELLEMLALAKGGIADIIALQKQSLS